In Candidatus Eisenbacteria bacterium, a single genomic region encodes these proteins:
- a CDS encoding TolC family protein yields the protein LWITGTSAGVREASAGVERKNQERLAAIDRARTEIEEARARVQETRHEIHIVETGVIPATERALTSIRSGYESNRTDFLALLNAERDLARARLSGHRARSEYRMALADLERAMGIDVAPVEVER from the coding sequence GCTCTGGATCACGGGCACGTCGGCCGGCGTGCGGGAAGCGAGCGCGGGCGTCGAGCGGAAGAACCAGGAGCGTCTCGCCGCGATCGACCGCGCGCGAACGGAGATCGAGGAGGCCCGCGCGCGCGTCCAGGAGACGCGTCACGAGATCCACATCGTGGAGACGGGCGTGATCCCCGCGACCGAGCGCGCCCTCACGTCGATCCGGTCGGGGTACGAGTCGAACCGCACCGACTTCCTCGCGCTCCTGAACGCCGAGCGCGACCTGGCGCGGGCGCGCCTCAGCGGGCACCGCGCGCGCTCCGAGTACCGCATGGCGCTCGCCGATCTGGAGCGCGCGATGGGGATCGACGTCGCGCCGGTGGAGGTGGAGCGATGA